The following proteins are co-located in the Clavibacter capsici genome:
- a CDS encoding 1,4-dihydroxy-2-naphthoyl-CoA synthase, whose translation MVKQVSDIHDPTRWRDVPLAEGFTDITYHHDLTGRIARIAFDRPEVRNAFRPRTVDELHQALDDARQDPRIGVVLLTGNGPSPKDGGWAFCSGGDQRIRGRDGYKYGEGETAEGVDPTRAGRLHILEVQRLIRFMPKVVIAVVPGWAAGGGHSLHVVCDLTIASAEHGRFKQTDADVGSFDGGYGSAYFARQVGQKAAREVFFLAEEHSAQRMYEMGAVNRVVPHAELEATALEWAETILGKSPTAIRMLKYAFNAVDDGMVGQQVFAGEATRLAYGTDEAVEGRDSFLEKRAPDWSPFPWQF comes from the coding sequence ATGGTGAAGCAGGTCTCCGACATCCACGATCCCACCCGCTGGCGCGACGTCCCCCTCGCGGAGGGCTTCACCGACATCACGTACCACCACGACCTCACGGGGCGCATCGCGCGCATCGCGTTCGACCGGCCGGAGGTGCGGAACGCGTTCCGCCCGCGCACGGTCGACGAGCTCCACCAGGCGCTCGACGACGCCCGGCAGGATCCGCGCATCGGCGTGGTGCTCCTCACCGGCAACGGCCCGAGCCCGAAGGACGGCGGATGGGCGTTCTGCAGCGGCGGCGACCAGCGGATCCGCGGGCGCGACGGCTACAAGTACGGCGAGGGCGAGACCGCGGAGGGCGTCGACCCGACGCGAGCCGGTCGCCTCCACATCCTCGAGGTGCAGCGGCTGATCCGCTTCATGCCGAAGGTCGTCATCGCGGTCGTCCCCGGCTGGGCGGCCGGCGGCGGGCACTCGCTGCACGTGGTCTGCGACCTCACGATCGCCTCCGCCGAGCACGGCCGCTTCAAGCAGACCGACGCGGACGTCGGCTCGTTCGACGGCGGGTACGGATCCGCGTACTTCGCCCGCCAGGTCGGCCAGAAGGCCGCGCGCGAGGTGTTCTTCCTCGCGGAGGAGCACAGCGCCCAGCGCATGTACGAGATGGGCGCCGTGAACCGCGTCGTGCCGCACGCCGAGCTGGAGGCGACCGCTCTGGAGTGGGCCGAGACGATCCTCGGCAAGTCGCCCACCGCGATCCGCATGCTCAAGTACGCCTTCAACGCGGTGGACGACGGCATGGTCGGCCAGCAGGTGTTCGCGGGCGAGGCCACGCGCCTCGCCTACGGCACCGACGAGGCCGTCGAGGGGCGCGACTCCTTCCTCGAGAAGCGCGCGCCCGACTGGTCGCCGTTCCCGTGGCAGTTCTGA